GCGTGTTCGCCGCTCAGCGAGGTTTCCCACAGCGAGGTGACCAGCGCCAGCACGATGGCCAGCACGATGGGCACATCCATGTTGAGCCGCCTGGCCTTGAGCGCGCCCCAGGCTCTGACAAAGAAGGGTTGGCCGGAAAAGGCGATGGCGGGCATCGCGATGGCGGCGGAAATCCAGTGGAACATGTCCCGCGTCGCGTCCGAGGCGCCCGACCAGACCGAGACCGACAGCAGCATCACGTTCATCGAGGCAAAGCCCGCCACCGCCAGCCGCATCAGCAGGTCGCGCCCGGCACGGTCGGTGCGGGTCGCGTTGAGCGTACCGGGATCAAGCTCGTGCGCCTCGTATCCGGCGCGCTCGAGCACCGGGATCAGATCGGCGGCGCGCAACTCGGGCGCGGCCTTGATCAGCGCCCGTTTCAGCGTCAGGTTCACCCGCGCATCCTCGACCCCCGGATGGGCCTGCAAGGCGCGCTCGACCGTCGAGATACAGGCCGAACAGTGGATGCCCGGCAAAGACAGCGCGATCTGCACATCCTCGGGCACCGGGCGGGCCGGCTGGGCCGGAACCGCAACACAGGCCGGACAGGCCGCGGGCGAGGGGCGGAGCTGCGCCGTCATCGCGTTATCCTTTCACATGCAGTACAACCCGCTGGACGAATTCGGTGCCGTCCTCGGCCCGCGCCACCATGCGGATGTTCCAGTTGCCGTCGCCCAGTTCCGCCTTGGCCACATAGGCGGTGCCGTCAAAGGCGAAATCGGGCGCGAAATCCTCTTGCACATGGGTCGCGCGGCCCAGCACCGCCTTCAGCTCGGAAACCTCGACCGGTTTGCCGGCGCGGTCGGTGATCGACAGGACCACCAGACCCCCCGTCGCATCGGCGCGCACATGCCAGCCCAGCGCCTCTTGCGCGTCGCGGCGGGTGTCGAATTCCTGGCTGGCGACATAGGAGTTCTTAACCTCCAGCCCCGGAAAGGTCTTGATCGCGCTATAGGCCAACAGGATGTTCACCCCGATGATGATGCCGAATGCGCCGACAAAGACCATGGCCGCATGTTTGCCGGTGAAGGTGCGCTCAGCCATCCTCAGTTCCCCCGTCCGTTGAATGTGGTGTCCTTATAGGCGCGTTCGCCGTTGCTTTGATCCTCGACCCAGATACGGACATCGGTGCTGGCCGCTTGCGACGGGGCCGCGTCCTTGGGCGTCACGATATAGACCCGCTGCAAAAAGGCGGTATCGGCGGGGACGGAGACGTTTTCATCGGGCAGGCCCTCCAGCTCGATCCGCATCGACGGATCGCCGACCACGGACAGCTGGAACGGGCGTTCCTCGCCATGTTTGTTGCGCAGCCGCACATCATAGGTGTTGCGGATCGACCCGTCCGACAGGGTGACAAAGGTCGGGTTGCGCACCGGCGCCACGGTCAGGTCGATATCCGAGCGGATGAAGAGCGCAAACAGCAGCCCAAAGCCCACCAGCGACCACAGGCTGGTATACATGATGGTGCGTGGGCGCAGGATATGTTTCCAGATGTTCTTGGGCGGGTGACCGGCCCGCTCGGCCTCTTCGTCCTTGAGCGCCATATAGTCGATCAGCCCGCGCGGCTTGCCGATCTTCTCCATCATGTCGTCGCAGGCGTCGATACACAGCGCGCAGGTGATGCATTCCAGCTGCTGGCCGTCGCGGATATCGATCCCGACCGGGCAGACGTTGACGCAGGCCATGCAGTCGATGCAATCGCCCAGTTCCGAATCCTCGGTCCGCTTGCCTTTGCCGCGCGGCTCTCCCCGCCATTCGCGGTAGCCCACGACCAGGGTATCCTCGTCCATCATGGCGGCCTGAATACGCGGCCAGGGGCAGGCATAGATACAGATCTGCTCGCGCGCGAAGCCACCAAAGAAGAAGGTGGTAAATGTCAGCACCGCCATGGTCGTATAGGCGATGGGATGGGCGTTGCCGGTCACCAGATCGCTGAGCAGCGTCGGCGCATCGGCGAAGTAAAAGATCCAGGCCCCACCGGTGGCGAGGCCGATCAGCAGCCAAGCGGCCCATTTGGTGATCCTGAGCCGCGCCTTGCGGAAGTCGAGCTTTTCCTGACGGTGCAGGCGCAGCCGGGCGTTGCGGTCGCCCTCGATCCAGCGTTCGACCAGGATGAAGAGGTCGGTCCACACCGTTTGCGGACAGGCATAGCCACACCAGACCCGGCCCAACGCCGAGGTGAACAGGAACAGGCCAAGCCCTGCCATGATCAGCAGGCCGGCGACAAAATAGAACTCGTGCGGCCAGATCTCGATCCAGAAGAAATAGAAGCGCCGGTTGGCCATATCCAGCAGCACCGCCTGATCGGGCAGGCTGGGGCCGCGATCCCAGCGAATCCAAGGGGTCAGGTAGTAGATCCCCAGTGTCACCGCCATGATGACCCATTTGAGATTGCGGAACGTGCCTGACACGCGCCTTGGAAAGATCGGTTCTCGGGCGGCATACAGGCTGGGTTCTGGGGTCGACTCGCTCACGGACTCACTCCGGGTTTGGCTATTCTACAGCGCGACTTCTTCCAGATGATCGCGCAACACACTTTGATATGGGTCAAAAAGCGTATCTGTGGCGCAGCTTTTGGTGCTGCAATTGCGCCGGGCGTTACGTCGCAGGCAGGGTTTCAAGGCGAAAACTGCTGGTTCTCATCGCCCAACGCGCACAGAAATCACGAAAACGTGATGTGATTCCAATGAATTACCGTGCCGCCAGATCACTCTCGCAAAAAAACCGCCGACCGGATTGGTCGGCGGAGTCTTTGCCGTTATGACTAAAGGCGCCGGCTGTTCAGGAAACGCGCGAACAGATCGAACAGCCGACGCCAACCTCCGGGCCGCAAACGCAGCCCGGAGGTATCCTTGTTCTACTCACCGCCGCCCAGCTGGTGGACATAGGCCGAGACCGCGCGGATCTGCGCTTCGGTCAGGCGGCTGTCCCAGGCGGGCATCACGCCGAACCGGGCGTTGTTGACCGAGTCCGAGATCGCGGCATAGTCGCCGCCAAACAGCCAGATCGCATCCGCCAGGTTGGGCGCACCCTGCGTGCGGTCCCCGGTGGCGTCTTCGGCATGGCAGGACGAGCAGTTGTCGGCAAAGACCACCGCACCGGCGGCCACTTGTGCGGCATCCTGCGGTTCACCCGACAGCGACATCACATAGTTGACCACCTGGTCGATCTCGGCAGCTTCCAGCAGTTCGTCGCGGCCAAAGGCGGGCATCTCGGAATAGCGCGCATCGTCGTTTTCCGTGTTGCGGATACCGGCGGTGACGGTCTGGTGGATATCCTCGATCGAACCACCCCAAAGCCAGTCGTCATCCAGCAGGTTGGGATAGCCCACCGCACCGGCAGCACCCGACCCGTGGCACTGGGCGCACCAGGTCTTGAACACGGCGGAGCCTGCCGACACCGCATAGGAGTTCAGGTCGGCATCGGCTGCGATCGCGGTCAGCTCGACCGATTCCAGCTTGGCATTGATCGGCGCGTTGGCCTCATCCACGGCGGCGATATCAGCCGCCACATTGGCCCGGGTCGACCAGCCCATCACCCCGGCGGTGGCCGAGTTGATCATCGGCCAGGCGGGATAGGCGATGGTATAGCCGATGGCCCAGATGATGCAGAGATAGAAGGTCCACAGCCACCAGCGGGGAAGCGGGTTGTTGTATTCCTCGATCCCGTCCCAGCTGTGGCCGGTGGTTTCGACCTCTTGTTTCTGAACAGGTTTCTTGCTCATTGCCGCGCCTCCTTGAATGTGGCGGGTTTGTCGTCGCCCCGCAGGGGCGCTGCTGCATCGCCCTGAACGGGCGCGGGTGCGTCCGCATGCCGGAACGGGATGTTGGCGGTATCGTCATAGGTGCGGGTCGAACCCGGGCGGAACACCCAGATCACCACCCCGATGAAGAAGGCGAACAGTGCCAGCAACATCCAGCTGTCGGCGAACTGCCGCAGAAGGGTATATTCTTCCATATCCCCCTCCTCAGCGGCTCGCGTCCGGCGTGAAGGTCGAGAAGTCGACCAACGTACCCAACATTTGCAGATAGGCGATCAGCGCATCGGCCTCGGAGACCCCCGGCTGACCGTCGAAGTTACGCACATTGACCTTGTCTCCATAGCGCTCCAGCAGCCCGTCATAGTCGCTGTCGGGATCGGCCTGGGCGGCAAAGTCGGCTTGGGCGGCTTCGATCATCTCGTCCGTGTACGGCACGCCGACGATCGCATTGGCGGCCATGAGATCACCGATGTACTTGCCGTCGATCATGGTGCGTTCCAGGTAGCCATATTTGGGCATCACCGATTCCGGCACCACCGACTGCGGGTCACGCATGTGATCCACGTGCCAATCGTCCGAGTAGCGACCGCCCACGCGGGCGAGGTCGGGCCCTGTCCGCTTGGAGCCCCACTGGAACGGGTGGTCGTACATCGACTCTGCCGCCAGCGAGTAGTGGCCATAGCGTTCGACCTCGTCCCGCATCGGGCGGATCATCTGGCTGTGACACACATAGCAGCCTTCGCGAATGTAGACTTCGCGCCCTGCCATCTCGAGAGGGGTGTAGGGCCGCATGCCCTCCACCTTCTCGATGGTGTTTTCCAGCCAGAACAGCGGTGCGATCTGCACGATGCCGCCGATGGTCACGACCAGAAAGCTGAAGATCAGCAGGAGGGTCGCGTTGGTCTCGAGGATTTTATGTTTGTCGAGAATTGCCATTGCTCCGGCCCTCCTTATTCAGCCGGGACCGCGACGGACAGGCTGGCCTCTTTGGCCGGTGCCTTC
The window above is part of the Ruegeria pomeroyi DSS-3 genome. Proteins encoded here:
- the ccoG gene encoding cytochrome c oxidase accessory protein CcoG produces the protein MAVTLGIYYLTPWIRWDRGPSLPDQAVLLDMANRRFYFFWIEIWPHEFYFVAGLLIMAGLGLFLFTSALGRVWCGYACPQTVWTDLFILVERWIEGDRNARLRLHRQEKLDFRKARLRITKWAAWLLIGLATGGAWIFYFADAPTLLSDLVTGNAHPIAYTTMAVLTFTTFFFGGFAREQICIYACPWPRIQAAMMDEDTLVVGYREWRGEPRGKGKRTEDSELGDCIDCMACVNVCPVGIDIRDGQQLECITCALCIDACDDMMEKIGKPRGLIDYMALKDEEAERAGHPPKNIWKHILRPRTIMYTSLWSLVGFGLLFALFIRSDIDLTVAPVRNPTFVTLSDGSIRNTYDVRLRNKHGEERPFQLSVVGDPSMRIELEGLPDENVSVPADTAFLQRVYIVTPKDAAPSQAASTDVRIWVEDQSNGERAYKDTTFNGRGN
- a CDS encoding FixH family protein is translated as MAERTFTGKHAAMVFVGAFGIIIGVNILLAYSAIKTFPGLEVKNSYVASQEFDTRRDAQEALGWHVRADATGGLVVLSITDRAGKPVEVSELKAVLGRATHVQEDFAPDFAFDGTAYVAKAELGDGNWNIRMVARAEDGTEFVQRVVLHVKG
- a CDS encoding CcoQ/FixQ family Cbb3-type cytochrome c oxidase assembly chaperone, whose amino-acid sequence is MEEYTLLRQFADSWMLLALFAFFIGVVIWVFRPGSTRTYDDTANIPFRHADAPAPVQGDAAAPLRGDDKPATFKEARQ
- the ccoP gene encoding cytochrome-c oxidase, cbb3-type subunit III, giving the protein MSKKPVQKQEVETTGHSWDGIEEYNNPLPRWWLWTFYLCIIWAIGYTIAYPAWPMINSATAGVMGWSTRANVAADIAAVDEANAPINAKLESVELTAIAADADLNSYAVSAGSAVFKTWCAQCHGSGAAGAVGYPNLLDDDWLWGGSIEDIHQTVTAGIRNTENDDARYSEMPAFGRDELLEAAEIDQVVNYVMSLSGEPQDAAQVAAGAVVFADNCSSCHAEDATGDRTQGAPNLADAIWLFGGDYAAISDSVNNARFGVMPAWDSRLTEAQIRAVSAYVHQLGGGE
- the ccoO gene encoding cytochrome-c oxidase, cbb3-type subunit II — its product is MAILDKHKILETNATLLLIFSFLVVTIGGIVQIAPLFWLENTIEKVEGMRPYTPLEMAGREVYIREGCYVCHSQMIRPMRDEVERYGHYSLAAESMYDHPFQWGSKRTGPDLARVGGRYSDDWHVDHMRDPQSVVPESVMPKYGYLERTMIDGKYIGDLMAANAIVGVPYTDEMIEAAQADFAAQADPDSDYDGLLERYGDKVNVRNFDGQPGVSEADALIAYLQMLGTLVDFSTFTPDASR